The sequence ATTCCAGAAATCGTGAGATGTTCGCCTGGAGCGATTCTCCTGATTGTCTCGAATCCCGTAGATATCATGACCTATGTTTCCTGGAAGCTTTCTGGGTTGCCGAGTTCTAGTGTGATTGGTTCGGGCACCGTATTAGATACGGCTCGTTTTCGCTATTTATTAGCCCAAAAGTTACAAGTTGACCCGCGTAGTTTGCACGCCTACATTATTGGAGAACATGGAGACAGTGAAGTTCCCGTTTGGAGCAAAGCCAATATTGCGGGAATGAATTTATTAGATGTTCATGACAATAATGATTTAACGAAAACTGCACAAATTGACGAAATTTTTCAACAAGTCAAGAACGCCGCCTATGAGATTATCCAACGCAAAGGAGCAACTTGCTACGCGATTGGTTTAGGCGTTACTCAAATTGTGCAAGCAATCTTACACAATCAAAACCGAGTTTTGACTGTTAGTAGTTTGATAAATGGTCTTCACGGAATTAATGATGTTTGTCTAAGTCTGCCTGCGGTGGTGAATCGTCAGGGTGTCACTAGGGTTCTGAATTTCTCTTTGACTTCCACGGAGTCAGAACAATTGCAACGATCTAGTCAAATTCTGCGCCAAACGATTGAACAACTCAACCTTTAATCTCTCAGCTACTAGTTTGAGAGGATGTTTGAAAAGTAGTATAGGAATCTTAAATTATTCATAAAACCTTTCGTCTCTCCTCTTTCTCTTCCTTAGAGCTGCATAGCAGCTCAGCCTGCGCCTTAGCGCTGCATAGCGCCGCCAACGCGATTAATTCTGACAAACCCCTTTAGGATCGCTAGATGAGCTTCTCCTAGGGGCTACTTATGTGGTAGCCGCCCGGATGTGAAAGGCGGTACATCTGGATGCTGTTATAACCGGCTTCCCGCATATCCTCTGGGCGGGTGGAGTCGATGGGGAGAGCAATATGTGTTGGATGCAATGTTTTTAGGGAGCCGGATTGCGTCTCTACTCCTTGAAG comes from Coleofasciculus sp. FACHB-1120 and encodes:
- a CDS encoding L-lactate dehydrogenase; translation: MFEELFTTPTETNLDLAIARRPRKGVIIGAGQVGMACAYSILIQNTLDEMVIVDVNREKLEGEVMDLVHGLPFVEPSVVRAGTLADGENADIVIVTAGAKQKPGENRLSLVQRNLEIFKNLIPEIVRCSPGAILLIVSNPVDIMTYVSWKLSGLPSSSVIGSGTVLDTARFRYLLAQKLQVDPRSLHAYIIGEHGDSEVPVWSKANIAGMNLLDVHDNNDLTKTAQIDEIFQQVKNAAYEIIQRKGATCYAIGLGVTQIVQAILHNQNRVLTVSSLINGLHGINDVCLSLPAVVNRQGVTRVLNFSLTSTESEQLQRSSQILRQTIEQLNL